In the genome of Methylococcus sp. EFPC2, the window CGTCCGGAAGAGCGGTCCGCGCTAGCTGCCACGGGGGACATCGCGCGTCCCCAGGCGATGCTGGACGGCAGTCAGTATGCCTCGCAACATGTGAATCTCGCTTTGCTCCAGCAGGGCGCGGTTGAAGATACGGCGTAATTTGCGGGTCAGCGAGGGCGAGGATTTGCGCTCGTGCAGGAAGCCGACATCGAACAGGGTTTGTACGAGATGCTTGTGGAAGGATTCCATTTGTTCGCCGGTGGCCAGGGGTTCTTGCTCCTTAGCCGTATTGGGCGGCGCCCCGGCCCGGGTGGCCTGGAACAACTCGTAGGTGATGACCTGCACGGCGGCGGCGACGTTGAGCGAGCTGAAATCGGGATTGCAGGGTATGTGCAGGAGGAAGTGGCAGCGCTCCAGTTCTTCGTTGGTGAGCCCGGCATGCTCGCGGCCGAATACGATGGCTGTCTTGTGGCGGCCGGCATCGCCCATCGCCAGTTCGGCGCTTTCCCTGGGCGTCAGTTGCGGCCAGGCGATGGTGCGCAGCCGGGCGCTGGCCCCGATCACGCGATGGCAGTCCGCAACGGCGGCGTCCAGGTCGTCGAACACGCGGGCGGATTCCAGGATGTCGTCGGCTCCGGATGCCCGGGCGCTGGCCTCGTCGCTGGGAAAAATCTTGGGGGTTACCAGGGCCAGGTCGGACAGCCCCATGTTTTTCATGGCGCGGGCGGCGGCCCCGATATTGCCGGGATGGGTCGTGGCGACCAGAACGATGCGGATGTTGGAGAGCACGGGGCGAGGGCTCGGGCAAAAAAGGGGCGAAAATACTAGCAAAAGTTGCTAACCTACGCTGCTTTTTCACAAAACCGGTAGCGCTATGGATCCCATGCTGAACATCGCCACCCGCGCTGCACGCGCGGCAGGTGATTACATCGTCCGCCAACTCGATCGCGTTGATACCCTTAAGATCACGCCCAAGGGACGCAACGATTTCGTCAGCGAGGTGGACCGCAAGGCTGAAGACGAAATCGTTAATATCTTGCGCAAGGCCTACCCGACTCATGGCTTCCTGGGCGAGGAAGGCGGCCGCCACGGCGGGCCGAGAGCGGAATACACCTGGGTCATCGATCCGCTCGACGGCACCACCAACTTTCTGCACGGTTTTCCCCAGTTCGCCGTGTCCATCGCCCTGTTGTTCAAGGGCAAGCTGGAGTGCGGCGTGATCTACGATCCGGTGCGGCAGGAGTTGTTCACCGCCAAGCGGGGCGGCGGGGCGGCGCTGAATAGCCGCCGTCTGCGGGTCACCCGGCAGAACGGCTTCAAGGGCGCCTTGCTGGGCACCGGATTTCCGTTCAAGGACCAGCGTCACAATGACGCCTATTTCGCGATGTTCCGCGAGTTGATGAAGGACACGGCCGGCATACGCCGGGCCGGTTCCGCCGCACTGGATCTGGCCTGGGTGGCGTGCGGTCGACTGGACGGATTTTGGGAGATCGGCTTGATGCCTTGGGACCTGGCGGCCGGCGTGTTGCTGATCCAGGAGGCCGGCGGCATCGTCACGGATTTCGAAAACGGCGATAAATTCCTGGAAACGGGCAACGTGCTGACCGCCAATCCGCGCCTGCACGCGTTGATGGAAGAGGCAATCCGGCCTCACGTCACGGATGCGTTGCGTTACACTCCTCCCGTGAGCGAAAACCCGGTCTGACGGGTTGCATCCCTATCTTGATCGGATCATGGAGGTTGGGCATGACACTAGAGGAAAGGTTGACCGCCATCAAGGCGGAACATCTGGCGGCTTTGGAAGAGTCCGATGCCTTTAGGCGGCTGGCCGAGTCGCGTCGTTCGGCGACTGCGGGGCAGCCGGGCGACAACGGCGAAGTTTTCGTCCTGCGCGAGCGGGCCGACGCCGCCAGTGAGCGGGCCTGCGAACTGGCCGAGCAGATCGAGGAAATCCAAGCCCATTTGGATGAAACGGCCGCCGAGGGGCGGGCTCAGTTGCTGAGCCAGCTACACACCGTCAGAGAACGTTTAAGGGGGCTGGGAGCAGGGGGGGGCAGCCAGGGAAATGTGCTGCAGCGCGAAGCGCAAGAACAGGCCTTGCAGCGGCAGCTGCAGAGTCTGCGCACGGAGCTTCTGGGCGAGAAGGGCGAGAGCCTGGCCGTCGAATATCTGGCAGCGGCACGTCAGCTGCTGCGCACCGCCACCGAATTGAAGGCATTTGCCGATTTCGCCGCCCTGTTCGGCGTGCGGCTTGGGCTGCACGTCGAAGATTTGCGCATTCCTCCGCCCCAGGGCGACAGGGCCGGATTCCACGTCTGTCGCCCGGAAGATTTGCGTGTCGACGCCGTTGCCGTGCAGAGTGCCAAGGCCGCCATCACCGAAAAGTGGGGTGATCTGCTGTCTGATTAGCCGGGACGCGCCGGCGCCCGTACGGATCAGATGGCGCGGCCGGCGTTGATGGCTTCCGGCACCTCGACCAGCTTCCCGGATTTCACGTCGTAGACGAAGCCGTAGATCGGAATGTGCTTGGGAACCAGCGCATGGGCGCGGATGCGGCGCACGTCTTCGGTGACACTCTCCGCCTGGTTCTTGATGGTCAGCCAGTTGATGTAGCGGCCTTCCGCGGAGCCCGGTCCGGCGCCTACATCGTGCCAGCCGTGCTCGTCGATGGTGGCGGTGTCCAGGCTCTTGCTCAGCAGATCCGCCATGATGTCGTTGTTGAACAGCTCCATGCCGCAGTCGGTGTGATGGATGACGAACCATTCGTGGGTGCCCAGCAGCTTGTGGGAAATCACCAGGGAGCGGATGGCGTCGTCGCTGGCGCGTCCGCCGGCGTTGCGGATCACGTGGGCGTCGCCTTCGCTCAGGCCGGCGTATTTGGCGGGATCGAGGCGGGCGTCCATGCAGGTCAGGATGGCGAAGCGGCGGGCCGGCGGCAGGGCCAGGCCTCCCTTATCGAAACGCGCGGCGTAGTTCTGGTTCGCTGCCAATACTTCTTGAAGAATCTTGCTCATGTAGCGCTCTCCACGGGGGTGATTGTTGGTGACGCCCGGCGGCCAGCCAGGCCTCATGAATATAAGCCTGTGCTTATGAATTTCACAAATGGTTTGACCAAGTCATGACGCAAAAGATCGTGCTCGCCAGCAATAATCCCGGAAAGATCCGCGAGATCCAGGTGATGTTGGGGAGTCGAGGCATCGAGGTGGTTTCGCAAGCCGGGTTTATCGATCGCGAGGCCGAAGAGACGGGGCTCACCTTCATTGAAAACGCGCTGATCAAGGCCCGCCACGCGGCGCGGTGCAGCGGCCTGCCAGCCATCGCGGACGACTCCGGCCTGGAGGTCGACGCGCTCGGCGGCGCGCCGGGCGTACGCTCCGCCCGTTACGCCGGTGACGGCGCCGAAGACGGGGCGAACAACGAGAAATTGTTGTACGAGTTGGCCGAAGTCCCGGATGAGCGTCGCACGGCGCGCTTCCGCTGCGTCATGGTTTATCTCCGGCATGCCAACGATCCCAGCCCGCTGATCGGTCAGGGCGTGTGGGAAGGACGCATTGCGCTCGAGCCGTCGGGGGGCGGCGGTTTCGGCTACGACCCGATTTTTTTCCTGCCCGGTCTGGGCGTTACGTCGGCAGAATTGCCGCCGGACGAAAAGAACCGGCTCAGCCATCGTGGCAAGGCCTTGCATGCGCTGCTTTCCCAATTCCTCCCCGAGCGCACGGGCCGGAACAGTTAGCGATTACATGCCATAATCCGGATGTTCGTTTTTCCCTGAAATCCACCCGAACGGAACCGGTCATGATAGAAGATCTCAAAGGCGATGAATCCTGGCGGATGTTCCGGATCATCAGCGAATTCACCGAAGGCTTCGAGAGGCTCTCCGATACCCATTTCGCCATCTCGATCTTCGGCTCGGCGCGGATAAAGCCCGAAACGCCTTATTACCAGGCCGCTCAGACCATCGCGGAAGTGTTGGCCGGCAACGGCTATTCCATCATCAGCGGCGGCGGGCCCGGTGTCATGGAAGCGGCCAACAAGGGGGCTTGGCTGAAAAACGCACCCTCCATAGGCCTCAATATCCAGCTTCCCAGCGAACAACGCCCCAATAACTATCAGAACGTATCGCTGGAATTTCGTTATTTCTTCGCGCGCAAGGTCATGTTCGTCAAATACTCCATCGGCTACGTGTGCCTGCCCGGAGGCTTCGGCACGCTGGACGAACTTTTCGAAGCCTTGACCCTGATGCAGACGCACAAGATCCACCCCATGCCGCTGGTGCTTTTCGGGGCCGATTACTGGAACGGATTGCTGAGCTGGATCCGCGATACGGTGTTGGCGCATAAGCTGATCGGCCCCGATGAGTTGGACTACATTTCCGTCACGGACGATCCTCTGGAGGTGGTCGACATCATGAATCGCCACCGCGAATGGAAACTCAAGAAAATCCTCGAAGCTTCCGGCAAGCCCGACACCAATCGCTGCGAGCCTTAAACAACCCGATTTCCGGAGACGCCGTCCATGCCAGGCAAAGAGCCCATCGAAGTGTTGCTGACCCGGGAGTTCGTCATCGACGATTACCTCGCCAAGAAGAAGCTTCGCGCCAAGGCCGAGCCCGCTCCGCCAAGGGTGATCACGATTTCGCGCGATTACGGTGCGCTGGGAGAGGAAATCGCCGCTGGCCTGGGACAGCGGCTGGGGTTGCCGGTATACGGGACGGAGATACTGGAGCAGGTCGCCAAACGCGCCCGCATCGACAAGTTTTTTCTCGAACATTTCGACGAGCAGGGCAGCGCGAAGACCACCACCTTCCTTTACAGTCTGATCACCGGCTCCACGGCCACCCTGCTCAGCTACCGCCGATACCTCTATGACGTCGTGCTGGAGTTGGCGCAAAAGGACTGCATCCTGATCGGGCGGGGTGCCCATCTCATCCTGCAGGATCGCCCCGTGTTCCGCTTGCGCATCGTCGGCTCCCGCTTGAACTGCGCCGCACGCATCAGCGGCGAGACCGGCATAGGCCTGACCGAGGCCGAACAAAAGGTGGCCGAGATCAACGGCAAGCGCCATCAGTCCATCGTCAATCTGTTCGGCGAGAACTTCGAACACTGCTCCCTGGAACACGCCGCGAATTTCGACCTGATATTGAATACCGACCGCCTGTCGGTCGACGGTGCGGTTGCAATCACGCTGCTGGCCGTGCACGAAACGGAATCCTATTTCAGCCATCCCAAGGCGAGTTCATGACCGAACACACTCCGGCCCTGCTAAGAGTCGACATCGCGGACGTCACGCAACAGATATTCTCCGGGCTCTGCCGCAGCGTGGTCGCGCCGGCCTCGCTGGGCGAAGTCTGCATCCTTCCCCGTCACGCGCCCCTGTTGTCCAAGCTCATCCCCGGCACCATCAAGCTGGATACGGGGAACGGGGAGCCGGCGTTGTTCTACGTGTCCGGCGGTTACCTGGAGGTGCAACGCACCGAGGTGACGATACTGGCCGATCACATGCTGCGCTCGGATCAACTCGATCGCGAGTCGGCCCTGGAAGCCAAGCGTCGGGCCGAAGAGGTCTTGAAAAAGGCGCGCCTGTTCACCGATAGGGATCAGGCCAAGCTCGAACTGATCAAGGCACTGGCGCAATTGCGTGTGCTGGAGCGGGTCGATTTGCTGCGCTTGCACGGCAAGCGCCCGCGTTCCCGCTGAGATTTCATCGAGGCATGTAAGGGGCTGCCGAAGTTGTTGTCCCACCCATAATCAATAAGGAGACGCTCATGAACAAGAAACACGTTTACGCATTCACCGAGGGTGACGGCAAGAACAGGCATTTGTTGGGCGGCAAGGGCGCGAACCTATGCGAAATGACCCAGATCGGCCTCAACGTGCCGCCCGGCTTCGTCATCAGCACGGAGGCCTGCCTGGAATACCTGGAACGCAAGGTGCTGCCGCCCGATCTCATGGAGGATGTCGTCGGCCACATGCGTCACCTGGAGGAAAAAACCGGCCGGCGCTTCGGCGGCGAGAGCGATCCTTTGCTGGTATCGGTCCGCTCCGGCTCGGCCATGTCCATGCCCGGCATGATGGACACCATCCTCAACCTCGGATTGAACAGCAAGACGCTGTTCGGCCTGATCCAGCAGACCAATAACGAGCGCTTCGGCTACGACGCCTACCGCCGCTTCATCCAATTGTTCGGCAAGGTGGCGTTGGGCGTGCCGGACGAGCTATTCGACGAAGAGTTCGATGAGGTCAAACGCCAGGCGGGGGTCAAGGCCGACATCGGCCTGGAATCCTGGCACCTCAAAGAAGTCAGCGAGCGTTTCCTCAACGTCGTGCGTCAGCATACCGGCCGGCCCTTTCCCGAGGATGTCTACGAGCAGCTCGAAATCGCCATCAAGGCGGTGTTCAACTCCTGGTCGGGCAAGCGCGCGGTCGATTACCGCCGCGAATTCAACATCACGCCGGACAAGGCCAACGGCACCGCCGTCAATGTGGTGACCATGGTGTTCGGCAACATGGGCAACGACTGTGCGACGGGAGTCGGTTTCACCCGCAATCCGGGCACCGGTGAAAACGAGATGTACGGCGAATATCTGGTCAACGCCCAGGGCGAAGACGTGGTGGCCGGCATCCGCACGCCCAAGCCGGTTGCCGAGATGCAGCGCGAAATGCCCGATCTCTACCGCCAACTGGTCGAGTTGCGGAACAAGCTGGAAGGGCATTATCACGAAGTCCAGGATTACGAATACACCATCGAGAAAGGCGTGCTCTACTGCCTGCAAACCCGCAACGGCAAGATGAATGCCACCGCCTTGGTGCGCACGTCGATCGAAATGTACAACGAGGGGCTGATCACCAAGGAACAGGCCTTGCTACGCGTCAATCCGGTACACCTGGAGCAGTTGCTGCATCCCACCCTGCATCCTTCGCACGGCGAAAAGCCGCTGGCCCAGGGTTTGCCGGCCTCCCCCGGGGCGGCCTGCGGCAAGGTGGTGTTTCATGCCGACCAGGCCGAATTGCTCGGGCGCGCCGGCGAAAAGGTCATCCTGGTGCGCGAGGAAACCAAGCCGGAAGACATACACGGCTTCTTCGCCTCGCAAGGCATACTCACCAGCCGCGGCGGCAAGACCTCACATGCCGCCGTGGTCGCGCGCGGCATGGGCAAGGCTTGCGTGGCCGGCGCCGAAGGCATCAAGGTCGACACCCGCGCCCGGCAGGCGACCATAGGCGAACTGGTGCTGCGCGAAGGAGACGTGATCACCATCGACGGATCGACGGGCAATGTTTACCAGGGCGAAATCCCCACGGTGGAGCCGACTTTCTCGGATGACCTAAAAACCTTATTGGCCTGGGCCGACGAGACGGCCCGCTTGAAGGTGATGGCCAACGCGGATACGCCCAGCGCGGCGCGTCTGGCCGTGGATTACGGCGCCATGGGCATCGGTCTTTGCCGCACCG includes:
- a CDS encoding RNA methyltransferase produces the protein MLSNIRIVLVATTHPGNIGAAARAMKNMGLSDLALVTPKIFPSDEASARASGADDILESARVFDDLDAAVADCHRVIGASARLRTIAWPQLTPRESAELAMGDAGRHKTAIVFGREHAGLTNEELERCHFLLHIPCNPDFSSLNVAAAVQVITYELFQATRAGAPPNTAKEQEPLATGEQMESFHKHLVQTLFDVGFLHERKSSPSLTRKLRRIFNRALLEQSEIHMLRGILTAVQHRLGTRDVPRGS
- a CDS encoding inositol monophosphatase family protein codes for the protein MDPMLNIATRAARAAGDYIVRQLDRVDTLKITPKGRNDFVSEVDRKAEDEIVNILRKAYPTHGFLGEEGGRHGGPRAEYTWVIDPLDGTTNFLHGFPQFAVSIALLFKGKLECGVIYDPVRQELFTAKRGGGAALNSRRLRVTRQNGFKGALLGTGFPFKDQRHNDAYFAMFRELMKDTAGIRRAGSAALDLAWVACGRLDGFWEIGLMPWDLAAGVLLIQEAGGIVTDFENGDKFLETGNVLTANPRLHALMEEAIRPHVTDALRYTPPVSENPV
- a CDS encoding carbonic anhydrase, yielding MSKILQEVLAANQNYAARFDKGGLALPPARRFAILTCMDARLDPAKYAGLSEGDAHVIRNAGGRASDDAIRSLVISHKLLGTHEWFVIHHTDCGMELFNNDIMADLLSKSLDTATIDEHGWHDVGAGPGSAEGRYINWLTIKNQAESVTEDVRRIRAHALVPKHIPIYGFVYDVKSGKLVEVPEAINAGRAI
- the rdgB gene encoding RdgB/HAM1 family non-canonical purine NTP pyrophosphatase, giving the protein MTQKIVLASNNPGKIREIQVMLGSRGIEVVSQAGFIDREAEETGLTFIENALIKARHAARCSGLPAIADDSGLEVDALGGAPGVRSARYAGDGAEDGANNEKLLYELAEVPDERRTARFRCVMVYLRHANDPSPLIGQGVWEGRIALEPSGGGGFGYDPIFFLPGLGVTSAELPPDEKNRLSHRGKALHALLSQFLPERTGRNS
- a CDS encoding TIGR00730 family Rossman fold protein; translation: MIEDLKGDESWRMFRIISEFTEGFERLSDTHFAISIFGSARIKPETPYYQAAQTIAEVLAGNGYSIISGGGPGVMEAANKGAWLKNAPSIGLNIQLPSEQRPNNYQNVSLEFRYFFARKVMFVKYSIGYVCLPGGFGTLDELFEALTLMQTHKIHPMPLVLFGADYWNGLLSWIRDTVLAHKLIGPDELDYISVTDDPLEVVDIMNRHREWKLKKILEASGKPDTNRCEP
- a CDS encoding AAA family ATPase, with the protein product MPGKEPIEVLLTREFVIDDYLAKKKLRAKAEPAPPRVITISRDYGALGEEIAAGLGQRLGLPVYGTEILEQVAKRARIDKFFLEHFDEQGSAKTTTFLYSLITGSTATLLSYRRYLYDVVLELAQKDCILIGRGAHLILQDRPVFRLRIVGSRLNCAARISGETGIGLTEAEQKVAEINGKRHQSIVNLFGENFEHCSLEHAANFDLILNTDRLSVDGAVAITLLAVHETESYFSHPKASS
- the atpC gene encoding ATP synthase F1 subunit epsilon; translation: MTEHTPALLRVDIADVTQQIFSGLCRSVVAPASLGEVCILPRHAPLLSKLIPGTIKLDTGNGEPALFYVSGGYLEVQRTEVTILADHMLRSDQLDRESALEAKRRAEEVLKKARLFTDRDQAKLELIKALAQLRVLERVDLLRLHGKRPRSR
- the ppdK gene encoding pyruvate, phosphate dikinase produces the protein MNKKHVYAFTEGDGKNRHLLGGKGANLCEMTQIGLNVPPGFVISTEACLEYLERKVLPPDLMEDVVGHMRHLEEKTGRRFGGESDPLLVSVRSGSAMSMPGMMDTILNLGLNSKTLFGLIQQTNNERFGYDAYRRFIQLFGKVALGVPDELFDEEFDEVKRQAGVKADIGLESWHLKEVSERFLNVVRQHTGRPFPEDVYEQLEIAIKAVFNSWSGKRAVDYRREFNITPDKANGTAVNVVTMVFGNMGNDCATGVGFTRNPGTGENEMYGEYLVNAQGEDVVAGIRTPKPVAEMQREMPDLYRQLVELRNKLEGHYHEVQDYEYTIEKGVLYCLQTRNGKMNATALVRTSIEMYNEGLITKEQALLRVNPVHLEQLLHPTLHPSHGEKPLAQGLPASPGAACGKVVFHADQAELLGRAGEKVILVREETKPEDIHGFFASQGILTSRGGKTSHAAVVARGMGKACVAGAEGIKVDTRARQATIGELVLREGDVITIDGSTGNVYQGEIPTVEPTFSDDLKTLLAWADETARLKVMANADTPSAARLAVDYGAMGIGLCRTERMFNEVDRLPLVVEMILARNVDERKAALAQLLPIQKEDFKAIFKTMAPRPVTVRLLDPPMHEFLPTEQQLIDDIDAITRYRKIVKGHLAAAGVLNLNPPPAGFDLGLDQLNTALTKKERMLRKVRELYEVNPMLGHRGVRLGITYPEIYEMQIRAVLEAAAESLKEGVAVSPEIMVPQVITSAELVRVKEWVDKIEAEVEARFGVKLNLKFGSMVETVRACMRAAQLAEVAEFFSFGTNDLTQATFSFSREDAENKFLPLYTEHGILSDNPFEVLDIHGVGILMEMTVERGRRVKPELKVGICGEAGGHPESIHFCHEIGLSYVSCSAPRVPIARLAAAHAKLLKG